CTCGGGAAGAGAGTGAGAGTTTACGCCTTCTACCTGCCTGGAAAGGGGATTAAGGCCTTTTTCGGAGAGGACGTTCCTGACTACATCCTCCAGCACGCTGTTGAGGTTGGAATAATCGAAAAGCCTGAAAAAGAGGGGCTGATAAAGGCGCTTGAGAGCTAATAATAGCCCTCCCTGTAGGCAGAGGTCAGCATGACGTAGGCCGCGTAGAAGATCACCAGCAGGGAAATCGGAAGTAGCAGTATTCCCAGAACGTCGTCCTCAAAGCCCATCCATGCAAGAAAGGCTTCAAACGTCAAGAGCGCGGAGACCAGCGTGATGGCCTTTGCGAAGCCTCGTGCCATTATCCCTGAGAACTTCGGGGCGAGCTGGAAGACGAGCGGCCTGGAGGCGAGGAGCGTTAGAGCTATGAAGAGGGCCATCACTGAGCCGAGGACAATTGCCATGTCCCTCGGGAGCTTTGGAGACATGAGAACGAGGAGCAAAGCGAAGACCAGCTGTGCAGCTAAGTGCTTTCCGAGCTTGGGCGGCTCTATGCTTTTCGTGGGCTTCTCCGGCGCTTCCCTGGAGATGTCCTCAAGCTCGTACTCGCGCCTGGCCACGATGTAGCCGATCGCCAAGACAACGGCGACTCCCCCGATGAGGAGGACAAACATGCCGTATAGCGGCAGGAAGAACGAGGAGAGCATAAATAACAGCCAAGGGCAATTAGACCGATTCCGGTTATCCTGTTCGCCCTTTCCCTCGCCCGCTCGCTGAGGTAGGTGTAGCCGATTCTGAACCCTATCCCAGGTTCGCCCTTGGAGGTTGCGGTAAGTATGCCCCCTATCACGAAGGCCAGTCCGAGGAAAACACCGTAGAGAATCCTAAAGATGAAGTAGGGGTTCACGTTCCCTCACCCCTCGCCCAAAAGAGTCGGAAAATCATGCCGATGGTAACTATCAGAAAAGTCCAGACGGAATAACCTATCCAGCTCGATGGAACTTGGCCGGCGTTGTAGAGGAGCACCAGGCTGTCAATGGCCACCAGCCCAAGGGCCATAACGGTCGTAAACTCCGCGAAGGCTTTCCAGCCCCTTCTGCTGAACCTGAGGAGCGGTGCGAAGGCGGGCTCTCTGAGGAAGTAGGTCATGACGAGGAAGAGCGGGTAAACCACAAGCGGGAACAGTAGGGTGCCCAGGGTCTTTGAGGCAAAGTTATCCGGTTCTCCAGAGGCGTTGAAGTGGATAGCGACTCTCTCGGGGAGTTTATCCCAGAGGATAGCCGCGAGGATGATATAAGCAACCAGCCCGAGGAGCTGAATCACCAGATATGGTCTAACGTTGACCTCTATCTTTTCAGACGGCTTTTCTGGGGCTTCTATTGACAGCTCTTCCTCTTCGTAGGCCTTTTTGGCTACTCTGAAACCCGCCACCGTGAGGAAGACGACCCCCGCGAGCATTGTGAGTATGAAGGTGAGAATTCCCAGGCCCGCCAGCGCAAGCCCAAGGAGTAGAACTGAGAAGACCATCATGAAGAGCCCCGCAAAGGTGTTGGTTTCCCTCCAGGCCCTATCGGACATGTAGGTGTAGCCGATCCTGAAGCCGATGAAGTAGTTCCTCCTGTTCCTGAAGGCGAAGGTCAGCAGGCCCGCAGCCAGAAGGGTGAGTGAGATGAAGACTTCGAAGACCAGCTCGCTCATTAGAGACCCTCCAGCTTCTCAAGAACCGATTCGATTACCCTTATCTCCTCACGCAATTGGGCGAGAACACTCCTCCCCATCTCGGTGATTGAGTAGTACTTCCTAGGTCTTCCACCGGCCTCGGCCCAGCTGTCCTGGAGGAGGCCGAGCTTCTTGAGGCTCTTCAGAAGGTCGTATAGGGCCCCCTCGCTGGGGACGAGCTTTCCGCCGCTCAGCTCCTCAAGCCTCTTCCGTATCGCGTAGCCGTGTAGCTCTCCTTCCCTTTCGAGGATAGAGAGGACTAAAAAGGAGTAGAGGCCAGAGCGGAGCTCCTTTCTGAGCTTCTTGAGCGCCTTTTCCTCGCTCTTTCCAAGCAAAGCCTCTCACCAGATTACCTTTTCCTCCTCGGGCTCTTCGATCCTAGCTAGTGGCAGTGTGTAGGCTATTAAAGCTATTGCGATAACGGCGAAGATAACTTCCAGCCCAATCGTGAACTTCATCGCCAGTACTTTGTTCTCTAGGAAAAGGAACTGGGCATAGGCGGCAATCGTATCAACGAAGCCGTGCAGAATTGCCATCATGAGAAAGCCCTTCTTCCCGAAGCCGTTCCTGGCCGCGTAAGCTAGATAAACCGTTGTCCCTACGTGGAAGAGGACTGCGAAGTAGCGCTCCACCATTGAGAGGAGGGCCTGAAGAGCAGG
This sequence is a window from Thermococcus kodakarensis KOD1. Protein-coding genes within it:
- a CDS encoding DUF1648 domain-containing protein, producing the protein MSELVFEVFISLTLLAAGLLTFAFRNRRNYFIGFRIGYTYMSDRAWRETNTFAGLFMMVFSVLLLGLALAGLGILTFILTMLAGVVFLTVAGFRVAKKAYEEEELSIEAPEKPSEKIEVNVRPYLVIQLLGLVAYIILAAILWDKLPERVAIHFNASGEPDNFASKTLGTLLFPLVVYPLFLVMTYFLREPAFAPLLRFSRRGWKAFAEFTTVMALGLVAIDSLVLLYNAGQVPSSWIGYSVWTFLIVTIGMIFRLFWARGEGT
- a CDS encoding PadR family transcriptional regulator; translation: MLGKSEEKALKKLRKELRSGLYSFLVLSILEREGELHGYAIRKRLEELSGGKLVPSEGALYDLLKSLKKLGLLQDSWAEAGGRPRKYYSITEMGRSVLAQLREEIRVIESVLEKLEGL